A DNA window from Helianthus annuus cultivar XRQ/B chromosome 15, HanXRQr2.0-SUNRISE, whole genome shotgun sequence contains the following coding sequences:
- the LOC110912652 gene encoding uncharacterized protein LOC110912652, whose translation MKNLTSWFRFPAFIGFYFIPNFSSLSSCFLQRAISIFKRLLIGLLRFDGEKVQLRLLDLRSPNPHMVKLLDLVCLYAGWGILISGHFRLFYLYRKLKVQCLDHSIDLRGLSTD comes from the exons ATGAAGAATCTGACCTCCTGGTTCCGATTTCCGGCTTTTATTGGCTTTTATTTCATCCCTAATTTCTCTTCCCTTTCGTCTTGCTTCTTACAAAGAGCAATATCCATCTTCAAGAGGTTACTCATAGGCTTGCTCAG ATTTGACGGAGAAAAGGTACAACTGAGACTTTTAGATCTGCGATCCCCAAACCCTCATATGGTAAAACTTTTAGATCTGGTATGTTTATATGCAGGTTGGGGGATTTTGATTTCAG GTCATTTCCGGCTGTTCTATCTTTATCGCAAACTTAAAG TTCAATGTCTGGACCACTCGATTGATTTGAGAGGCCTT AGCACAGATTAG